Within the Bacillus horti genome, the region ACATCATCAAATTGAAGCTATGTTTAAAGCGGTGGGTCGAGCGTTAGATGAAGCAACGAGAATTGATCCTAGGGTTAAAGGAGTTCTCTCAACGAAAGGAATGCTGTAGGATGATCGCCATAATTGATTACGGGATGGGGAATTTGCACAGTGTTAGCAAAGCGCTGGAGCGTTTGGGCTTTGATTACTTTATTTCAGGAGTTCCAGCTGAGTTGGCTAAGGCGGATGCTCTCCTTTTACCTGGAGTAGGCTCCTTTAAGGATGCGATGGAAAGCTTACACCAGAGTGGCTTGACTACATTTATTCAAGGATGGGCTGTGTCAGAAAAGCCTTTGTTAGGTATTTGTCTTGGTATGCAGTTGCTTTTTGAAGAAAGTGAAGAGAATGGGCAATCCCTTGGATTAGCTCTACTTCCGGGTAAGGTGCAGCGATTTTCAGGTGAAACAGAGGCTGGTTATAGCTACAAGGTTCCTCATATGGGCTGGAACAATCTGAATATCAAGGATACAGATCATGCCCTTTTTCAAGCATTGGAAGGAGCAGAAGGGTACGTTTATTTTGTGCATTCCTATGTTGTGCATGCCGACAATGAAGAGGATGTGTTGGCGACAAGCTCTTATTATGGCGAGGTTCCTGCAGTTGTAGGAAGAGGCTCTGTGTTAGGCATGCAATTTCACCCTGAAAAAAGCAGTGCCGTTGGGATGAGACTGCTACAAAACTTTGGAGAAATGGTCCAGAAGGCAGGTGTAGGAAGATGAGTCGTTTTAAAATATATCCTGCCATCGATATACGTGACGGGAAATGTGTACGACTGGTACAAGGAGATTATGCTCAGGAAACCATATATGCTGATTCTCCTGTAGCCATGGCTAGTACCTTTGTTGAAGCAGGAGCGGATTGGATCCATGTTGTGGATTTAGACGGAGCAAAGGCAAAGGAAAGAGTTAATCATCAGCATGTGCTACAAATTGCTCAGGAGCTTGGTGTTCAGGTGCAGGTTGGAGGGGGCATACGAACGGCTGAGGATGTGGCCTTTTATTTAGAGCATGGAGTACAGAGAGTGATTCTTGGGAGTGTGGCTGTAAACAATCCTGCTTTTACGAAGCAAATGCTCTCTACATATGGAGGTGAGAGGATCGTTATTGGACTTGATGCTAGGGACGGATATGTGGCTACGGAGGGTTGGCTGGAAACATCTACGGTACTTGCCGAGGAGCTAGGTCAAGAGCTTGCTGCACATGGAGCAGAGCTTTTCATTTTTACCGATATTTCACGAGACGGTATGCTTAGTGGACCAAATACGGAAGGAATAACTAGGCTGGCACAAGCGACAGGAAAACAGGTTATCGCCTCAGGTGGTGTGAGCACCCTACAGGATTTGCAGGGACTTGTTGCGGAGCAAAAACACGGCGTAGCTGGAGCAATTGTAGGAAAGGCACTGTATACGAATCAATTTACGCTTGAAGAAGCGCTGCAGGTGGTGAAATAGCATGCTGACCAAACGAATTATTCCCTGCTTGGATGTGAAGGAAGGGCGTGTTGTGAAGGGAGTTCAGTTTTTAGAGCTACAGGATGCTGGAGATCCGGTGGAGCTAGCCGGCTATTACGATCAGGAGGGAGCGGATGAACTAGTATTTCTTGATATATCTGCTTCGCATGAAGGGCGAGAAACGATGATTGATGTGGTCCGTGAAGTAGCAGGGACATTAGCTATTCCCTTTACCGTTGGTGGAGGCATTAATACTGTTGAGGACATGAAACGTGTCCTTCGAGCAGGAGCAGATAAGGTCTCCGTAAATACAGCAGCTGTCCTAAGACCTGAATTGATTGCTGAAGGGGCAGGTTACTTTGGCTCCCAATGTATCGTGCTAGCGGTAGATGCCAAATTTGATTCTACTCTAGACTCGTGGAGAATTTATACACATGGTGGAAGAAAGGCAACAGAATGGGAAGTGACTGATTGGGTAAAAGAAGCTGTTCGTTTAGGTGCTGGAGAAATCCTGCTAACAAGCATGGATCAGGATGGGGCTAAAACGGGATATGATCTTGCTCTCACTCAAAGGGTTTCAGGAGCGGTTTCTGTTCCTGTAATCGCCTCAGGTGGTGCTGGAGCGAAGGAGGATTTTACGGCTGTTTTTCAGCAGGCTGGAGCGGATGCTGCGTTAGCAGCTTCTATTTTTCACTATAAGGAAACGTCTATAGGTGAAGTGAAGGCGTATCTTCAGGAGAGTGGGGTGGAGGTCAGATGAGTAATCAGGATGGAAAAAGTGTAGGGCAGGAGAAGGAACAAGCTGATCACTATATAGAAGGAATCAAATTTGATCAGCAAGGGCTTGTACCTGCCATCGTTCAGGATGTGACGAGTAAGGAGGTTCTAACTCTTGCTTATATGAATAAAGAATCCTTACAACGATCCATTGAAACGAAGCAAACCTGGTTTTATAGTCGTTCAAGACAGGAGCTTTGGCATAAAGGAGCTACGTCGGGACATACTCAGGAAATTGTAGATATTCGTTTTGACTGTGATGCTGACGCCCTCGTTGTTCTTGTTAAGCCAGCTGGTCCTGCCTGTCATACAGGGAGCTATAGCTGTTTTTCTGAATCTCTGCTATATAGGAAAAGGGACAAGGAGGATACTGAAGACGAGAAGGATGGAGATGAGCTGAAGGCTGATTCAAATGCGTATACAATGAGTCAATCGGGAGAACGCTTTGCCATACTTAATCTACTGGAAAAGACGATAGCTGAACGTGAGACTGAACGCCCCGAGGGTGCTTATACAACCTATCTATTTGAAAAAGGCGTGGATAAAATCCTAAAGAAAGTCGGGGAAGAAGCAGCTGAAATTATTATAGCGGCTAAAAATCGTGATCCTGAGGAATTAAAATGGGAGGTTGCTGATTTTCTCTACCATCTTCTCGTACTCCTAAGAGAACAAAAGCTTCCACTGGATGATGTGCTTAAGGTTTTGGAGGAACGCTTTAATTAAAGTATAAATACAAATTATAAACTCTACGATATAAGTAAGCCCTTTTGGTACAGTCTTTTAATGCCTTTTAATGCTGGAAAGGGTTTTATTATTGTCGCCTGCCTAGTAAGCCATTAACTGCTAGTCGGTGGAAGTCCGACCTAAGTAAGAACCAAGTCGCTTAGCTTCTCTCACTGATTGCTAGAGGAGAAGCTGGAATGAGTAAAGGCGACCTTACGGTCGCCTAGAAAATTTCAGTTTTTTACTCTACTCTTTTTTATTCCGTTGGAATAGCTCGGATAACATCGGAGTAAACGTTAAAAGGAGATTCTAACAATTCACGCTTCTGGTTTTGAGGATTAGTGTAAGTTGTCCGTACCGTATTTGTTGGATTGCTTAAAGAAACTAACTGATTGATCGCCGATAAATGGGCCGATCTTATCCAAACGATTATCCTCCGTAATATCCCCAACCGAACGAGCAATTCGATTGGGAGCACCATCTACGTATTGAAACAGAATGTGAGCTTTATCCTCCCGAATTTCGACCATGGTATAAACTAATGAATCCATAAACAGATAACGATGAGCTTCGCCTTTTACGAAACGGTATGAGAATTCGTTCCCTTTATGCGGATTCAATGTATTAAAGCTAGACTGCAAAGGAAGGGAAATAGCAGCTAATCGAGCTTGCACCAAATCATTCCCGTTTAATGCCTCCTTCGGGCCTGTGTAGTTAGGAGAGCTAACAAATACCAAGCCACGAGTGTTTTCAAACTGTACCGAAAGACCAAGCTGCTCCGAGACAAATCGTACCGGAACCATAATCCGGCCGTTCATAATTTGAGCAGGAACATCCAGGGTTACCGCCGCATTATTTTTATAAGCCGTTCTCTGGCTAGCCGTAACGCGTATGATGTCACCGCCTGCATTTTGAATTGTTGCTCTTTTTGCAGTATTATCCCATTGATATGTTAACCCCAAGGAGGACAATGTCCGTAACGGAACGAGCATTCTCCCTTCTTTGATGACAGGACTAGTGTCCGTTTCAATAAACTGACCATCGACATTTACATGAAGGGTTCGTTCAGTATTTTCCGCTGAAACGACTGAAGCTGTTGCAAATAATAAGAAAAGCAACATAAGCCAAATGTACTTTTTCATCAGAAACACCTCTTTGTTTTTATTTGTCATTACCCCATCTTTCTGTCCCTACACTAAAGATTTAGACGAATCCTTCCCTTAAAAGTTGCAATAGAGGAAAAAAACACCTTCCTCAAAATTCTCTTCCCTTACCTAAATTTTTCGAAACATCACTTAATTTGGCGATGAATAAATGGAAAAGCAAAATGCTCCATTTACTCTCACAGAAGATGAGTTCTTAACCTTATAGGAAAAAGCCCAAAACAAAAAAGATCTCTACACCATGTTAAAGCTATGATTAATTTTAGCAATAAAAAAGAAGCAGGACTTTTTTCCTGCTTCTTGTTTTATAAAGCTAATGACAACTTGCCTATTCATAAATAATTAGCCATAATCGAACTTATGATATAGTAAGCTTCATACAGAGCTTATGCTTCGAGTAATCTTTACTCTTTTATAAGATAGTAGTCAAACTGCCTAGCGTTAGTCTTTCTTAGGCTGTCCAACGATCACATCGTCTACCAAGCCGTATTCCTTCGCTTCAGTAGCAGACATAAAGTTGTCGCGATCGGTGTCTTTTTCAATTCTTTCAAGTGGCTGGCCAGTACGTTCAGCTAAAATATGATTGAGGTGCTCTCTCATTTTAAGAATTCTCTTAGCGTGGATCTCGATATCTGTTGCTTGCCCTTGAGTACCACCTAATGGTTGGTGAATCATCACCTCAGCGTTTGGCAAAGCAAAGCGTTTACCTTTTTCACCAGCAGCTAATAGAAAGGCACCCATAGAAGCAGCTAATCCGATACAAATTGTTGAAACCTGAGGTTTAATATGCTGAATCGTATCGTAGATCGCCATTCCAGCAGAGATAGAGCCACCAGGACTGTTAATGTATAGGCTAATGTCCTTGTCAGGATCATCGGATGCTAGGAACAAAAGCTGAGCGACAACGGAATTAGCCACCTGATCATCAATGGCTGTTCCTAAGAAGATAATTCTGTCCTTTAACAGGCGAGAATAAATATCATATGCTCTTTCGCCACGGTTTGTTTGCTCAATTACAGTTGGGATTAGATTCATGGTTAGACCTCCTTATTTAGATATCCTCCTGACATTTCTGTGCCTACCATGGTACAGTAAACATGCTAGGAGTGGTATGAGATTATTGTCTCTGTTTGTATTTTACACCAAAAGGTCAAAAAAGGTCAAATAAAAAGGAGAGCAGAATGAGTAAAAAAATGGAAACCTACAGCTATGAGCAGCGTTATCAGCAATGGGCATCATTTGAAGGCCTCACCAAAGAGATGAAGATGGAGCTAGAAAGCATTCAAAATGATTCAAAGGAGCTCGAGGAACGCTTTTATACAGACCTGGCTTTTGGGACAGGAGGATTAAGAGGTATCCTTGGAGCCGGAACAAATAGAATGAACACGTATACGGTTAGAAAAGCAAGTCTTGGCTTAGGTCACTACTTAAAGAAAACCTATGTAGATCAAGACATTCATGTAGTTATCGCCTATGATTGCCGACATCAATCTGTTGAGTTTGCCGAGCAGGCTGCTTTGACCTTAAATGGACTAGGGATTCATGCTCATGTTTTCCCTGAGCTAAGACCAACACCACAGCTTTCGTACACGGTTCGTCAGCTAAGCGCTCAAGCAGGAATTGTCATTACGGCTAGCCACAATCCACCTGAGTATAATGGCTATAAGGTTTATGGGGCAGATGGAGCGCAGATGAATTTAGAAACGGCTGACCAAGTCATTCAGCTAATAAATAAAATTGAAAATGAACTAACAATAGATGTGATGGACAAGGAAACGGCTATACAGAAAGGACTTTTACATACAATTAATGATCAATTAGATCAGGCGTATATAGACTATGTTGCTTCTCTTACCTTGCAACCAGATGTCATTAAACAAGCGGCGGACGATTTTCACATTGTGTTTACGCCACTACATGGAACGGCGCTTGGTCCCACAACGAAGGTTCTTAAGCAAGTGGGCTTTAAGCATGTCCATGTTGTAGAGGAGCAGGCCAATCCAGATCCGAATTTCAGCACGGTTAAATCGCCTAATCCGGAGGAGCATGAAGCGTTTGAAATAGCCCTTCAATACGCTGACCAAACAGGAGCAAATCTGATAATGGGAACAGATCCTGACGCAGATCGAATGGGAGTCGTTGTTCCTGATCATACAGGGACTTATCAGGTACTAAGTGGTAATCAAACGGGAGCCCTAATCCTACATTATCTATTAGAACAAAAGCAAAAGGATGGCTCATTAACAGCGGAGCATATGATATGTAAGACGATTGTAACGTCAGAGCTAGGTCGTGTTTTAGGACAAGCGTTTGGTGTCGAAACGTTAGATACACTTACAGGCTTTAAGTTTATAGGTGAGAAGATCAGGGAATTTGAGCAGACTGGTGATCAACAGTTTCTGTTCGGCTACGAGGAGAGCTATGGGTACTTAATTGGTGCGGAAGCAAGAGATAAGGATGCCATTCAAGCCGTTCTATTAGTAGCAGAAATGGGAGCTTATTATCATAGGCAGGGAATGACCTTATTAGATGCTCTGCATCAAATTTACACGAAGTATGGATTTTTTAAGGAAAAGCTCGTTTCTGTGACTATGCAGGGACTAGAAGGAGTAGCTAAGATCAAAGAGACGATGCAACGCTTGAGAGAACAGCCACCGCAAAACGTTAGTGCCGTACCAGTAAAATGGATTGAAGATTATTCAACGGGTACTCGCTTCACACCGTCAGGGAGGGAAGTGGAAAAGCTACAGCTACCAGCATCAAACGTAGTGAAATATTTTCTAGAGGACGGATCTTGGATCTGTGTTCGGCCATCAGGAACGGAGCCAAAGCTTAAGCTGTATATTGGAGTTGAAGGTGGCACAGAAGAAGAAGCTCAGCAGAAGGTAGAGATATACTCGAAGGATTTTCAGCAGAATTGGCTTTAGTATCAGCAGAATTGGCATATAAAAAACCTCCATTACTCTCAGTAGCACTTAGCACTTTTTAAGAGAGTAGGAGGTTTTTAATTTTTAAATTCATTTGATTCGTCCTATTTAGGCGTTTGCTTTGAGCTTTTCTTGCTTTTTCTTATCCTTCGCGTTAGAGATGTTCATATGGCTATGCCCGTTGAATATAGCCCCTTTTTCAATCTCAATCGTTTGAGCTGTAATATCTCCCTTCACCTGACAGCCCTTCACTAGCTGGATGGCATCGGATACTTGAATATTTCCTTCGACAAGCCCTTCTATGGTTAAGCTACCAGCCGTAATATTGCCTAAAATCACACCATCTTTACCTACTAAAACCGTTCCTTCTGTAACGACATCCCCTTTAAACTCACCATCTATGCGAATAGAGCTTGTAGACTCCAGTTTTCCTTCCATTTTAGTGCCATGTCCTATGACCGTATTGATTCGGTCAGGCTGAGTATTTTTAGAAAACAATCTCTTTTCCCCCTGTCTGGGCTATTTTTTCTATTCAATCATTTGGTGAGCTTCTTATCGGGTAAGATGGCCAGTTGCTCACCACTGTTCACTGGTACCTCTGTTTAATCTAGGCTATCTTAAATAATCAGCAGGATTAATCGCTTTCCCATCCTTATGTAGCTCATAGTGTAGATGGACACCGGTACTGCGTCCCGTGCTACCCATCCTGCCAATCTCGTCCCCTTTTTCCACCTTATCCCCCTTCTCTACATCAATCGCTGATAAATGAGAGTAGGAGGTGGTATATCCGTTACCATGATTGACAACAATTTGATTGCCATAGTTTCCGTTCCTCCCCGCGAAGGTCACCGTTCCGTGGGCTGTAGCATAAATAGGTGATCGACTGTTACCAGCAAAATCAATTCCACTATGCATTCTAGTTCTTCCATGGAAAGGATCCTTACGAAAGCCAAAGGAGGAGGAAACCCTCCCATTTGACGGTGGGATGGATGGGATAAACAACGCTTTATACTGTTCTTCCTCGATATAACTTTTTAAATCTGTCAGTTGACTCTGCTGGTGCTTCGCTTCATCCTTTAGGGCAATGATTTGTTCACGGATTATTTCAGTTACGGCAAATGTTTGGCTTGAGTACACTGAGGTAAGTTCACGCTGGTCTGCTTTTGAACGTGAGGAGTCTGAAGATGCCATTCTTCGAAGGGCAGCTGTTTCTTCTGTGGAGTTGTGTTCTTCAAAATGATGAGAGTGGGGCTCTTCAAAATGGCCATCTAATTCAAGTGATGTAAAGGTACTAATTCCTAATACTCGTGGAGAGGGATCAAAGCTAGATACGGCAAAAAGACCTTCATCACTGCGTTGTATGCCTTCGTTCTGCAGGAGTGAGGTAGAATCGTCGAGCTCTTTAATTTGCTGTTCAAGCTGTTGAACTTCTTCAATATAACGCTGAAGATCTAGTAAATTATTCTGAAGATCATCCAATTCAACATTGACATGGGATAATCGCAGCTTTAATTCATGATTTTCATCAATGTATCCGTCCATTTCTACATACTGTTGATCCATTCTGGCGTCTAGTTTTTTTGTTGTATCCCATAAAAACAGAGATAAACCTATCCCTGTAATTGTAAGGATAAGCACTAGACTAATTAATATGAGAATTGGCCATTTTTTCACTTTGTAGGACTGAATATCCCCTTTTCCGTGAGGGATAATTTGAACGGTCCACCATTTATTGTTCTTGCTCATTGTTTTCTCCTATAACCAAATGATTCAGTAGCTGTCCATTCGACAGCATTCCTACCTTGATCTTCCGTAAAGATATCATCTTAAAGGATCCTAGAGGTAAAAAATAGACAATAAGGTAGTTGGTTGGGTTAGCAACTTTTATTCAATTCGCCTTCCTGAGTAAAATTCCTTCTAATTTCGACAAAAAAATATTTTAAAATCACTCAAGGTAAGGAGGATTATTAAATTCCGGATTTTGCATATCGAAAGAGGACTAGCTAAAAGGATAGTGTTAATTGCATGGAAGGAGGATCATTCAAATGACGAGGGATCATTCATGGAAGAAGGATTAATCAAGTGCCGAGGGGTAGCCTCATGGAGGAGGTTCAATCAAGTGCCGAGGGGTATCCTCATGGAAGAAGGATCAATCAAGGAGGAGAAGCTCATTCATGAAAAGAAGTCAAGACGGAGTACTCATGAAAAGGACATAAAAAAGGCCGCCCCACTATCATTCTAACTTTGGGTCAGCCGCTTAATTTTAGATAAGATGTTCAAATTTGATTAGATAATCTAATGAGTAGCTTTCTAACGGTCATAATTGCACCTTAGAAGTGTATATTTTATGTTTAAAAGTTCTAACGGTCAAATTTGCACCTTAGAGCACAAATTGATGGAGTTAATCTGCGGATTTGCATTCTAAGGGTCTGAAATGTCCGTTAGAAATTAAATCAAGGAAAAAAAGGTGTCTAAGAGTCGAAAATGTCCGTTACAGCTCAGCATTAAAAGATGTTACAGCTCTAAAGGTAATATGAAAATAGAAGCAGATATGTATGCTGGCGCACCCGGAGGGATTCGAACCCCCGGCAGACGTGGTACCGGAAACCACCGCTCTATCCTGCTGAGCTACGGGTGCACAAGAAAAAGAGCAACTCTAATTATACTGCTTCCTATAGTATAAATCAATGGCAATAAATGAATTGCTGAATTGATCAAAAATTTCATTCGTACGTAAGCATAGGAATAAAAAAATGATATACTATAAAGAAAGAAGTGACAGATGAAGGGTTGAAAAGGATTGAAAAGAGAAGGACTGAATAGAGAAGGATAGAAAAGAGAGTGTACAAATAATGTTTGGGTAGAGACATGTTATGGAGAAGAACATGCTATTCGGTAAAAC harbors:
- a CDS encoding phospho-sugar mutase, with product MSKKMETYSYEQRYQQWASFEGLTKEMKMELESIQNDSKELEERFYTDLAFGTGGLRGILGAGTNRMNTYTVRKASLGLGHYLKKTYVDQDIHVVIAYDCRHQSVEFAEQAALTLNGLGIHAHVFPELRPTPQLSYTVRQLSAQAGIVITASHNPPEYNGYKVYGADGAQMNLETADQVIQLINKIENELTIDVMDKETAIQKGLLHTINDQLDQAYIDYVASLTLQPDVIKQAADDFHIVFTPLHGTALGPTTKVLKQVGFKHVHVVEEQANPDPNFSTVKSPNPEEHEAFEIALQYADQTGANLIMGTDPDADRMGVVVPDHTGTYQVLSGNQTGALILHYLLEQKQKDGSLTAEHMICKTIVTSELGRVLGQAFGVETLDTLTGFKFIGEKIREFEQTGDQQFLFGYEESYGYLIGAEARDKDAIQAVLLVAEMGAYYHRQGMTLLDALHQIYTKYGFFKEKLVSVTMQGLEGVAKIKETMQRLREQPPQNVSAVPVKWIEDYSTGTRFTPSGREVEKLQLPASNVVKYFLEDGSWICVRPSGTEPKLKLYIGVEGGTEEEAQQKVEIYSKDFQQNWL
- a CDS encoding bactofilin family protein gives rise to the protein MFSKNTQPDRINTVIGHGTKMEGKLESTSSIRIDGEFKGDVVTEGTVLVGKDGVILGNITAGSLTIEGLVEGNIQVSDAIQLVKGCQVKGDITAQTIEIEKGAIFNGHSHMNISNAKDKKKQEKLKANA
- the clpP gene encoding ATP-dependent Clp endopeptidase proteolytic subunit ClpP, with product MNLIPTVIEQTNRGERAYDIYSRLLKDRIIFLGTAIDDQVANSVVAQLLFLASDDPDKDISLYINSPGGSISAGMAIYDTIQHIKPQVSTICIGLAASMGAFLLAAGEKGKRFALPNAEVMIHQPLGGTQGQATDIEIHAKRILKMREHLNHILAERTGQPLERIEKDTDRDNFMSATEAKEYGLVDDVIVGQPKKD
- a CDS encoding copper amine oxidase N-terminal domain-containing protein, translated to MKKYIWLMLLFLLFATASVVSAENTERTLHVNVDGQFIETDTSPVIKEGRMLVPLRTLSSLGLTYQWDNTAKRATIQNAGGDIIRVTASQRTAYKNNAAVTLDVPAQIMNGRIMVPVRFVSEQLGLSVQFENTRGLVFVSSPNYTGPKEALNGNDLVQARLAAISLPLQSSFNTLNPHKGNEFSYRFVKGEAHRYLFMDSLVYTMVEIREDKAHILFQYVDGAPNRIARSVGDITEDNRLDKIGPFIGDQSVSFFKQSNKYGTDNLH
- the hisH gene encoding imidazole glycerol phosphate synthase subunit HisH; protein product: MIAIIDYGMGNLHSVSKALERLGFDYFISGVPAELAKADALLLPGVGSFKDAMESLHQSGLTTFIQGWAVSEKPLLGICLGMQLLFEESEENGQSLGLALLPGKVQRFSGETEAGYSYKVPHMGWNNLNIKDTDHALFQALEGAEGYVYFVHSYVVHADNEEDVLATSSYYGEVPAVVGRGSVLGMQFHPEKSSAVGMRLLQNFGEMVQKAGVGR
- the hisIE gene encoding bifunctional phosphoribosyl-AMP cyclohydrolase/phosphoribosyl-ATP diphosphatase HisIE; protein product: MSNQDGKSVGQEKEQADHYIEGIKFDQQGLVPAIVQDVTSKEVLTLAYMNKESLQRSIETKQTWFYSRSRQELWHKGATSGHTQEIVDIRFDCDADALVVLVKPAGPACHTGSYSCFSESLLYRKRDKEDTEDEKDGDELKADSNAYTMSQSGERFAILNLLEKTIAERETERPEGAYTTYLFEKGVDKILKKVGEEAAEIIIAAKNRDPEELKWEVADFLYHLLVLLREQKLPLDDVLKVLEERFN
- a CDS encoding M23 family metallopeptidase, translating into MSKNNKWWTVQIIPHGKGDIQSYKVKKWPILILISLVLILTITGIGLSLFLWDTTKKLDARMDQQYVEMDGYIDENHELKLRLSHVNVELDDLQNNLLDLQRYIEEVQQLEQQIKELDDSTSLLQNEGIQRSDEGLFAVSSFDPSPRVLGISTFTSLELDGHFEEPHSHHFEEHNSTEETAALRRMASSDSSRSKADQRELTSVYSSQTFAVTEIIREQIIALKDEAKHQQSQLTDLKSYIEEEQYKALFIPSIPPSNGRVSSSFGFRKDPFHGRTRMHSGIDFAGNSRSPIYATAHGTVTFAGRNGNYGNQIVVNHGNGYTTSYSHLSAIDVEKGDKVEKGDEIGRMGSTGRSTGVHLHYELHKDGKAINPADYLR
- the hisF gene encoding imidazole glycerol phosphate synthase subunit HisF, with translation MLTKRIIPCLDVKEGRVVKGVQFLELQDAGDPVELAGYYDQEGADELVFLDISASHEGRETMIDVVREVAGTLAIPFTVGGGINTVEDMKRVLRAGADKVSVNTAAVLRPELIAEGAGYFGSQCIVLAVDAKFDSTLDSWRIYTHGGRKATEWEVTDWVKEAVRLGAGEILLTSMDQDGAKTGYDLALTQRVSGAVSVPVIASGGAGAKEDFTAVFQQAGADAALAASIFHYKETSIGEVKAYLQESGVEVR
- the hisA gene encoding 1-(5-phosphoribosyl)-5-[(5-phosphoribosylamino)methylideneamino]imidazole-4-carboxamide isomerase; amino-acid sequence: MSRFKIYPAIDIRDGKCVRLVQGDYAQETIYADSPVAMASTFVEAGADWIHVVDLDGAKAKERVNHQHVLQIAQELGVQVQVGGGIRTAEDVAFYLEHGVQRVILGSVAVNNPAFTKQMLSTYGGERIVIGLDARDGYVATEGWLETSTVLAEELGQELAAHGAELFIFTDISRDGMLSGPNTEGITRLAQATGKQVIASGGVSTLQDLQGLVAEQKHGVAGAIVGKALYTNQFTLEEALQVVK